In the genome of Ignavibacteriales bacterium, one region contains:
- a CDS encoding LacI family DNA-binding transcriptional regulator, with protein MKQVTIKNIASRLNLSVSTVSRALNDHPDIHSQTKVLVNKVAGELGYNPNIIARNLKSSRSNQIGVIVPEIRHDFFANAISGIEEVAYQKGYTIVIAQSNEQQEREIINLNSMYLHRVSGIIASVSQTTTKSDHFKRLIDNGVKMVFFDRVCDDLNTPRVRIDDMQSSYKVVEYLIKKGYGKVVHFAGPQTLEICKNRRLGYEKALNDLNVNYNPIIFEGGMHENDGYSHADKLIKDGITNCAIFAVNDPVAVGAIKRLKESQINVPGQIGIAGFSNNPITEMISPTLTTVDQHPFEMGKRAAEILIDEIEGQTPSHPDLDIKLETELIIREST; from the coding sequence ATGAAACAAGTAACAATAAAAAATATTGCATCTCGTCTTAATCTTTCAGTTTCAACTGTTTCCCGTGCATTGAATGACCATCCCGATATTCACTCACAAACAAAAGTTTTAGTTAATAAAGTTGCAGGGGAACTTGGCTATAACCCGAACATCATAGCAAGAAATTTAAAATCAAGCCGCTCAAATCAGATCGGAGTGATAGTTCCCGAAATACGCCATGACTTTTTTGCAAATGCTATAAGTGGAATCGAAGAAGTTGCTTATCAAAAAGGTTATACAATTGTTATCGCTCAATCGAATGAGCAGCAGGAGCGGGAAATAATAAATTTAAACTCAATGTACCTGCATAGAGTTTCAGGAATTATTGCATCTGTCTCACAAACAACAACTAAAAGCGACCATTTTAAAAGACTTATTGATAACGGTGTTAAAATGGTTTTTTTTGACAGAGTATGCGATGATCTAAATACTCCAAGAGTGAGAATTGATGATATGCAAAGTTCTTATAAAGTGGTTGAGTATCTAATCAAAAAGGGTTATGGAAAAGTAGTTCACTTTGCAGGACCGCAAACTCTGGAAATATGTAAGAACAGAAGATTGGGTTATGAAAAAGCACTCAATGATCTAAATGTAAATTACAACCCGATTATTTTTGAAGGTGGTATGCATGAAAATGACGGATATAGTCACGCCGATAAATTAATTAAAGATGGAATTACTAACTGTGCAATATTCGCTGTTAATGATCCTGTTGCAGTTGGTGCAATTAAACGGCTAAAGGAATCCCAAATAAATGTTCCTGGACAAATCGGCATCGCAGGTTTTTCTAATAATCCGATTACTGAAATGATAAGTCCTACTCTTACAACTGTTGATCAGCATCCTTTTGAAATGGGAAAGAGAGCAGCAGAAATATTAATTGATGAAATAGAAGGACAAACACCATCACACCCTGATTTAGATATCAAACTTGAAACTGAATTAATAATCAGGGAATCGACTTGA
- a CDS encoding UDP-glucose--hexose-1-phosphate uridylyltransferase: protein MIAEQSHRRFNPLTGEWILVSPGRTNRPWQGKVEQNSQIKNPSYDVGCYLCPGNKRANDEVNPEYNPTFVFTNDFSALKIETPELLIDESQILKAKSEKGICRVVCFTPKHNLTLAELQLNEIVDVIKTWQSEYKNLGDKAEINYVQIFENKGELMGCSNPHPHCQIWAQENIPNELAKEQANQLKYFKENGRTLLSDYLKLEKQKDERIVFENDGFIVLVPFWATWPFETMIIPKRSIQNILQLTDKETEEFAEAIKVITVKYDNIFNISFPYSSGIHQAPTDNIDHPEWHFHMHFYPPLLRSSSIKKFMVGYEMLAEPQRDITPEKSAEIISQLSSIHYLLNQSNENK from the coding sequence ATGATCGCAGAACAAAGTCATAGAAGATTTAATCCGCTGACTGGTGAATGGATTTTAGTTTCACCCGGACGCACTAACCGACCCTGGCAAGGGAAGGTTGAGCAAAATTCACAAATAAAAAATCCTTCTTATGATGTTGGTTGTTATTTGTGCCCCGGAAACAAGAGAGCCAATGATGAAGTGAATCCTGAGTACAATCCAACTTTTGTTTTCACTAATGATTTTAGCGCATTAAAAATTGAAACACCGGAATTGTTAATTGATGAATCACAAATATTAAAAGCCAAATCAGAAAAAGGTATTTGCAGAGTCGTATGTTTTACACCAAAGCACAATCTCACACTTGCTGAACTTCAATTGAATGAAATTGTTGATGTGATAAAAACGTGGCAGAGTGAGTATAAAAATCTCGGTGACAAAGCTGAGATAAACTATGTCCAGATATTTGAAAACAAAGGTGAGTTAATGGGCTGCAGTAACCCGCATCCTCACTGCCAGATATGGGCTCAAGAGAACATCCCAAACGAACTGGCAAAAGAACAAGCAAATCAATTAAAATATTTTAAAGAAAACGGAAGAACACTTTTAAGTGATTATCTGAAACTCGAAAAACAAAAAGATGAAAGAATAGTTTTTGAGAATGATGGATTTATAGTTCTTGTTCCATTCTGGGCAACCTGGCCTTTTGAAACAATGATCATACCTAAAAGATCAATTCAAAATATTCTTCAATTGACTGATAAAGAAACAGAAGAATTTGCCGAAGCAATAAAAGTTATAACAGTTAAGTACGATAACATCTTCAACATATCTTTTCCTTACTCATCCGGAATTCATCAAGCGCCAACAGATAATATCGATCATCCCGAATGGCATTTTCATATGCACTTTTATCCGCCTCTGCTAAGATCGTCATCGATAAAAAAATTTATGGTCGGATACGAAATGTTAGCTGAACCGCAAAGAGATATAACTCCTGAAAAGAGTGCTGAAATTATTAGTCAATTAAGTTCGATTCACTATTTATTAAATCAGTCAAATGAGAATAAATAA
- a CDS encoding DUF4981 domain-containing protein, producing MRINKIVSIIIFISLLTSVGICQYGQINIDDYIQNAEMFEENQLPLLPTLIPFKDVESSLKTSESQSEFYQSLNGKWKFNFQYTPYTFPHDFYEQNYDDKNWNEIKVPAVWQTEGYDHLMYRNVPMEFAPYDPPLVPKELNPTGCYRRTFDMDSEWSGRNIILHFDGVKSNAFVWVNGKYIGYDEGGMTPAEFDITDFVTEKNNQITVLITRWCDGSYLEDQDMWRYSGIYRDVYLYSKPVVSISDLTVITDFDENYVNANLTLKLGITSSSLLSENYNFKFTLLDSSQKQIAQTSALVENLSSTITKEIIQLHQWSDEKPYLYTLIVELLNSKNETTEVVKKKIGFRELEIINGRACLNGKPIYIKGVNRHEHHPEHSGAITKDIMLKDIFLMKQNNINAVRTSHYPNSPLWYELCDEYGILIQDEVNAECHYKEYWFPSLEFYHKAFMNRFIGMVQRDKNHPSVIMWSTGNECGLDEIHYKMNDYVRANDKTRFVMHQSNTPDGEAPYADIIGPRYPTVSRLMHIGLTTDKPVVMGEYAHAMGNSLGQFDELWDLIYSMEKLQGGFIWDWVDQGLKRNLILTPDQSSNKITSAVIGNPLFIEGKKGKTIKLSGLDDWIEVYNHPVFDEIKNNLSIEFWIKPDKWFIENPIVTRANQFGVTQRHPDSISFYINSYKNSLTVAVPSDWLNIWHKVKAVFDGKEMRLFIDDNISVKKNYEHQIRYTQYPVNVGRDYFRNTDQHLGWMSNCAIDELVISSEDKILLNLPFDETTSQGDFVYYGASSFVCNGVVFYDRTPQPELYQVKKSQSPVKFEKLNNKIRIINHYSFTNLNEFVFNWFLYKEGKLIRNGSLSVDCPPLDKTEIENPVDIKELTDDGEYILELTANLKHPAPWAAKGHEINFEQFILASNYIDEKYDAAKQKISFKESGYELSITTSKVNLSISKTDGRLSFINNSGTIINGPELNVWRAPISNEWVDWGQAEASDWYSSGLNRLTLDSTDFSFVDENNFVKCISKQFYRLPENEDYILNQFTYTINSEGQIRINQKVDFIGYFNYEWLPRVGMKFNLSKSFEDVSWYGRGPFETYPDRKTGAKIGNYQLNVDSFYVPYVKTEDHGNRTDVKKLKLINNNGKNFTITSDEKFNFSVTPYSNIDRTVYPFQLINGETLTLNIDNKVTGVGDTPVPTLPKYRTYPVSYDYSIIITPEE from the coding sequence ATGAGAATAAATAAAATTGTAAGTATAATAATTTTTATTTCGCTTCTTACCTCAGTAGGAATTTGTCAATACGGACAAATTAATATTGATGACTATATTCAAAACGCGGAAATGTTTGAAGAGAACCAGCTTCCGTTGCTGCCGACTTTAATTCCATTTAAAGATGTTGAATCATCTCTTAAAACATCTGAAAGTCAGTCTGAATTTTATCAAAGCCTAAACGGTAAGTGGAAGTTCAATTTTCAATATACACCATATACATTCCCTCATGATTTTTACGAACAAAATTATGATGACAAGAACTGGAATGAAATAAAAGTTCCGGCAGTTTGGCAGACTGAAGGTTACGATCATTTAATGTACAGAAATGTTCCAATGGAATTTGCACCGTATGATCCACCGCTCGTTCCCAAAGAATTAAATCCAACAGGCTGTTACAGAAGAACTTTCGATATGGATTCTGAATGGTCCGGAAGAAATATCATTCTCCATTTTGATGGAGTAAAATCAAATGCTTTTGTTTGGGTAAACGGAAAATATATTGGTTACGATGAAGGCGGAATGACTCCTGCAGAATTTGATATTACTGATTTTGTAACCGAAAAAAATAATCAGATAACAGTACTTATTACCCGCTGGTGCGATGGTTCGTATCTTGAAGACCAGGATATGTGGCGATACTCAGGAATTTACAGAGATGTTTACCTCTACTCAAAACCTGTTGTATCTATTTCTGATTTGACCGTCATTACTGACTTTGATGAAAATTATGTAAATGCAAATCTCACTTTGAAGCTTGGTATTACTTCATCATCATTACTATCTGAGAATTACAATTTTAAATTTACACTTCTCGACTCATCACAAAAACAAATTGCTCAAACATCAGCCTTAGTTGAAAATCTATCATCAACCATAACAAAGGAGATTATACAGCTGCATCAATGGTCTGATGAAAAACCTTATCTATATACTTTGATAGTTGAACTGCTCAATTCAAAAAATGAAACCACTGAGGTTGTTAAAAAGAAAATCGGTTTCAGAGAATTAGAAATCATAAACGGAAGAGCGTGTTTAAATGGAAAACCGATTTATATAAAAGGTGTTAATCGTCACGAACATCATCCTGAACACAGCGGTGCGATAACAAAAGATATTATGCTTAAAGATATTTTCCTGATGAAGCAGAACAATATCAATGCTGTGCGCACAAGCCACTATCCGAATTCACCGTTATGGTACGAACTGTGTGATGAGTACGGAATTCTTATTCAGGATGAAGTGAATGCTGAATGTCATTACAAAGAGTATTGGTTCCCGAGTCTTGAGTTCTATCATAAAGCTTTTATGAACAGGTTTATCGGTATGGTTCAGAGAGATAAAAATCATCCGTCAGTGATTATGTGGAGTACCGGTAACGAATGTGGTCTGGATGAAATTCATTACAAGATGAATGATTATGTAAGGGCAAATGACAAAACCAGGTTTGTAATGCATCAATCAAATACCCCCGATGGTGAAGCTCCTTACGCTGATATTATTGGTCCGCGCTATCCTACTGTTTCGCGCTTGATGCATATTGGCTTGACAACTGACAAGCCCGTTGTAATGGGTGAATATGCTCATGCGATGGGCAACAGTCTCGGTCAGTTTGATGAATTGTGGGATCTGATTTATTCAATGGAAAAACTTCAAGGAGGATTTATATGGGACTGGGTTGACCAGGGATTAAAAAGAAATCTAATTCTTACACCGGATCAGTCATCAAATAAAATAACATCAGCAGTAATTGGTAATCCATTATTCATCGAAGGCAAAAAAGGAAAAACAATAAAACTAAGCGGACTTGATGACTGGATTGAAGTTTATAATCATCCAGTGTTTGATGAAATAAAAAATAATCTTTCAATAGAGTTCTGGATTAAACCTGACAAGTGGTTTATTGAAAATCCAATTGTAACTCGTGCAAATCAATTCGGAGTAACACAACGTCATCCTGATTCGATTTCTTTTTACATTAATAGTTATAAAAATTCATTAACTGTTGCCGTACCTTCTGATTGGCTTAACATCTGGCATAAAGTAAAGGCTGTGTTTGATGGAAAAGAGATGAGATTATTTATTGATGACAATATCTCTGTTAAAAAGAATTATGAACATCAGATAAGATATACTCAATATCCAGTTAATGTTGGCAGAGATTATTTTCGTAATACAGATCAGCACCTTGGCTGGATGTCAAACTGTGCTATCGATGAACTGGTGATTTCTTCTGAAGATAAAATTCTGCTGAACCTTCCATTTGATGAGACGACTTCACAAGGCGATTTTGTTTACTATGGTGCAAGTTCATTCGTTTGTAATGGGGTTGTGTTTTATGACAGAACTCCGCAGCCTGAACTTTACCAGGTGAAGAAAAGTCAATCACCGGTCAAATTTGAAAAACTGAATAACAAAATCAGAATTATTAATCACTATAGTTTTACAAATCTTAATGAATTTGTTTTTAACTGGTTCCTTTACAAAGAAGGAAAATTAATCCGTAATGGTTCTCTTAGTGTTGATTGTCCACCGTTAGATAAAACTGAGATTGAAAATCCGGTTGACATTAAGGAACTAACAGACGATGGCGAATATATTCTTGAGTTAACTGCTAATCTAAAGCACCCTGCCCCGTGGGCTGCTAAAGGACATGAAATTAACTTTGAACAGTTTATTCTTGCTTCAAATTATATTGATGAAAAATATGACGCAGCAAAACAAAAAATTTCCTTTAAAGAATCAGGTTATGAACTTAGTATCACCACAAGTAAAGTAAATTTATCTATTAGCAAAACCGATGGCAGATTATCTTTCATCAACAATTCAGGAACAATAATTAATGGTCCTGAATTAAATGTCTGGCGTGCACCAATCTCAAATGAGTGGGTTGATTGGGGACAAGCCGAAGCAAGTGATTGGTATTCAAGCGGTTTGAACAGGTTAACACTTGATTCAACAGATTTTTCTTTTGTTGATGAAAACAATTTCGTCAAATGCATTTCAAAACAGTTCTACAGATTGCCGGAAAATGAAGACTATATCTTAAATCAGTTTACTTATACAATTAATTCTGAAGGACAAATAAGGATTAATCAGAAAGTGGATTTCATCGGTTACTTTAATTACGAATGGCTGCCTAGAGTTGGTATGAAATTCAATTTATCAAAATCATTTGAAGATGTTTCGTGGTACGGCAGAGGTCCTTTTGAAACTTATCCCGACAGAAAAACCGGAGCTAAGATAGGAAACTATCAGTTAAATGTAGATTCATTTTATGTCCCTTATGTAAAAACTGAAGATCATGGAAACCGTACAGATGTAAAAAAATTAAAACTGATTAATAATAACGGCAAGAATTTTACAATAACATCTGATGAGAAATTTAATTTTTCAGTGACTCCTTATTCCAATATTGATAGAACGGTATATCCGTTTCAATTAATAAACGGCGAAACACTTACACTAAACATTGATAATAAAGTTACTGGAGTAGGTGATACACCCGTTCCAACATTACCAAAATACAGAACGTATCCTGTCAGTTATGATTATTCAATAATTATTACACCGGAAGAGTAA
- a CDS encoding glycosyl hydrolase 53 family protein, which produces MKKIILLIFFVNYFLSAQQDEFIKGFDVSFIPQIEDLGGHYYVNGTETDPFEIFTDNEINYIRLRLWHTPANGYCGLASTLETALRIKQSGTKFLLNFHYSDTWADPEHQTKPAAWQSLTYQQLVDSVYAYTFNVIQAFNAIDALPDMVQIGNEIIVGMLWPDGRVGGSFNTTQQWQQFTNLLKTARNAVIDAVPDTTIPIMIHIDRGGDNAGSRWFFDNLNSYQVPFDIIGQSFYPWWHGTLTQLSQNLNDLASRYGKKIIVAETAYPWTLQYFDNVNNIVGTASQLHSGYPATVQGQFNYLRDIIQIIKNVPNSRGIGIFYWAPEYISVQPIGSPWENLALFNFSNSVLSSITAFHDTVSTLNEEIENNIVDFKLHQNFPNPFNPVTIIDYEMFEQSNVKIIVYNSLGEQINVLLDEIINAGSHSIEWNGKDSYNLQLPSGVYFVKLITEKNSLSIKTVLLK; this is translated from the coding sequence ATGAAGAAAATAATTTTGCTGATATTTTTTGTGAATTATTTTTTATCCGCTCAGCAGGATGAGTTCATAAAAGGATTTGATGTTTCATTCATTCCGCAGATAGAAGATCTTGGTGGACATTATTATGTTAATGGCACTGAGACTGATCCGTTCGAAATATTTACTGACAACGAAATTAATTATATCAGGCTGCGTTTATGGCATACTCCGGCAAACGGGTATTGCGGACTTGCAAGCACACTTGAGACCGCGTTAAGAATAAAACAAAGCGGCACAAAATTTTTACTTAATTTTCACTATTCCGATACCTGGGCTGACCCTGAACATCAGACAAAACCTGCCGCATGGCAGTCATTAACTTATCAGCAATTAGTCGATAGTGTCTATGCTTACACATTTAATGTGATTCAAGCATTCAATGCAATTGATGCATTGCCTGATATGGTTCAGATCGGAAATGAAATTATTGTTGGGATGCTATGGCCTGATGGAAGAGTCGGCGGTTCATTCAACACAACCCAGCAGTGGCAGCAGTTTACAAATCTTTTAAAGACTGCGCGCAATGCTGTAATAGATGCTGTTCCTGATACTACAATCCCGATAATGATTCACATTGACAGAGGCGGAGATAATGCGGGCAGCAGGTGGTTCTTTGATAATCTGAATTCATACCAGGTCCCATTTGATATAATCGGACAATCATTTTATCCCTGGTGGCATGGAACATTAACTCAGCTATCTCAAAACCTAAACGACCTTGCGTCAAGGTATGGCAAAAAAATAATTGTGGCAGAAACCGCGTATCCTTGGACGCTTCAGTATTTTGATAATGTTAATAATATTGTTGGAACTGCTTCCCAATTACATTCAGGTTATCCCGCCACCGTACAAGGACAGTTTAATTATTTACGTGATATCATTCAGATCATCAAAAATGTACCGAACAGCAGGGGCATCGGAATTTTTTATTGGGCGCCCGAATATATTTCTGTTCAGCCGATTGGATCACCATGGGAAAATTTAGCACTCTTTAATTTTAGTAATTCAGTTCTTTCTTCTATTACAGCATTTCATGACACCGTTTCAACTTTAAATGAAGAGATTGAAAATAATATTGTTGATTTTAAACTTCATCAAAACTTCCCAAATCCTTTTAATCCTGTTACAATAATTGATTATGAAATGTTTGAACAATCGAATGTAAAAATTATTGTTTACAATTCTTTAGGCGAACAAATCAATGTGTTGCTTGATGAAATTATAAATGCAGGCTCACACTCGATTGAATGGAATGGAAAAGATTCTTACAATCTTCAATTGCCATCGGGAGTATATTTTGTAAAACTGATAACTGAAAAAAATTCTTTATCAATTAAAACTGTTCTTCTCAAATGA
- a CDS encoding cellulase family glycosylhydrolase, which yields MKFYIKIFFVVALINVAGFSQSGDDLIFVDSQGRMKWSSGNEEAFFFGVNYSTPFAFSYRAIKNKNLSHKEIIDMDVQQFKRLGMNAYRIHVWDREVSDREGNLLNNEHIELLDYLIYKLIENDIYIILTPIAWWGTGWPEPDIETPGFSSFYSKIESTTKPEVLKAHFNYLKQFVNHKNSFTGKTYKDEKHIIAFEVFNEPNLPKDSDSVSNYVNATVKVLRDEGITKPIFFNISENPGKEQWIGVASSNIQGISFQWYPTGLVKYSELKGNYIPNVFSYPIPDYTDKINNKAKMVYEFDAADIGRSYMYPLMAHGFREAGMQWATMFAYDPTPLAQYNSEYSTHYLNLLYTPQKALSFLIGGQLFNQRKLAQKIFDNTSVKMENVFFDYENDLSVLNTSDKLYYSNSTNEQPIDVQQLKHIAGYGNSKVVKYDGRGTYFLDKIKDGLWKLELYPDAIWLRDPFGRNGLDEPAAKLIWKSHEMKISLPDLNPDFKVYSIENKSYSANEQTVMIEPGVYFITNDKKLSVDDIDESYTDFNFIKKYGEYIKDFHSTEIKNISPSSFDENEVKKISVEVYSPVEVQTFIYIKRTTWRGYQKFDMKKVNDFVYEFELPAELSSNGKLQYFICVNNGKDVLTFPGKLKHSPDYWSFDAKESYELSIFPASNKVLLFDPSSDNENIISPNIWRYVDHRLDYTFDDNNESEFNIDIRRVREKFPELAIQFYVGEHLKNYSPDSIDELELEIKKSVDGPDTISVRIIYNNTNGFERKIALNNKYQKVLIPLKKPEEFKYALLPRPYPTFLPYWYDSKPTTQSENLKPESIQIVIPLPGTNGEQENYSIKIKNIYLLKSHK from the coding sequence ATGAAATTTTATATCAAAATATTTTTTGTTGTTGCTTTAATTAACGTTGCAGGCTTCTCACAATCAGGTGATGATTTAATTTTTGTTGATTCACAGGGAAGAATGAAATGGAGTTCAGGTAATGAAGAAGCATTTTTCTTTGGTGTGAACTATTCAACTCCATTCGCGTTTTCATATAGGGCGATAAAGAATAAAAATTTATCGCACAAAGAAATTATTGATATGGACGTTCAGCAGTTTAAAAGACTTGGAATGAACGCATACAGAATACACGTTTGGGACAGGGAAGTATCGGACAGAGAGGGCAACTTACTTAACAATGAACATATTGAACTTCTTGATTATCTCATCTATAAGTTAATTGAGAATGACATTTACATTATACTTACACCGATTGCATGGTGGGGCACTGGCTGGCCTGAACCGGATATTGAAACTCCGGGCTTCTCAAGTTTTTATTCTAAGATTGAATCGACAACTAAACCGGAAGTGTTAAAAGCTCATTTCAATTATCTTAAACAGTTTGTCAATCACAAAAATTCTTTTACTGGCAAAACTTATAAAGATGAAAAACATATAATCGCGTTTGAGGTTTTTAATGAACCAAACCTTCCTAAAGATTCAGACAGTGTTTCGAACTATGTAAATGCAACTGTAAAAGTTTTAAGAGATGAGGGAATAACTAAGCCAATCTTTTTTAATATCAGTGAAAATCCAGGCAAAGAGCAATGGATAGGAGTCGCGTCGTCAAACATACAAGGCATTTCATTCCAATGGTATCCAACAGGGTTAGTAAAGTATAGTGAACTTAAAGGAAATTATATCCCGAATGTTTTTTCTTACCCGATTCCAGATTACACTGACAAAATAAATAACAAAGCAAAAATGGTTTATGAATTTGATGCCGCCGATATAGGCAGATCATATATGTACCCCTTGATGGCGCACGGTTTCAGAGAAGCCGGGATGCAATGGGCGACAATGTTTGCTTATGATCCAACACCGCTGGCACAGTATAATTCGGAATATTCAACACACTATTTGAACTTGTTATATACTCCGCAAAAAGCATTGAGTTTTTTAATCGGGGGTCAACTTTTTAATCAGAGAAAACTTGCCCAAAAGATATTTGATAACACATCAGTAAAAATGGAAAACGTGTTTTTTGATTATGAAAATGATCTGAGTGTCCTGAATACAAGTGATAAACTTTATTATTCAAATTCGACAAATGAACAACCAATTGACGTGCAACAATTAAAACATATTGCCGGTTATGGAAATTCCAAAGTAGTAAAGTATGATGGAAGAGGAACTTATTTCTTAGATAAGATTAAAGATGGCTTGTGGAAACTTGAACTTTACCCGGATGCAATTTGGTTAAGAGATCCTTTTGGCAGAAATGGTCTTGATGAACCTGCGGCAAAGCTAATCTGGAAATCACATGAGATGAAAATATCTTTACCTGATTTAAACCCGGACTTTAAAGTTTATTCGATTGAAAATAAATCTTATTCGGCTAACGAGCAGACAGTTATGATTGAGCCCGGAGTTTATTTCATAACGAATGATAAAAAATTATCTGTGGATGATATAGATGAAAGCTATACTGATTTCAATTTCATTAAAAAATATGGAGAGTACATAAAGGATTTTCACTCAACAGAAATAAAAAATATTTCGCCTTCTTCTTTTGATGAAAATGAAGTGAAGAAAATTTCAGTCGAAGTCTATTCGCCTGTAGAAGTTCAAACTTTCATTTATATAAAGAGAACTACCTGGCGCGGGTATCAAAAATTTGATATGAAAAAAGTAAATGATTTTGTTTATGAATTTGAATTACCTGCTGAATTATCTTCAAACGGAAAGCTGCAATATTTTATTTGCGTCAACAATGGTAAAGATGTGCTCACTTTCCCGGGGAAACTAAAACATTCACCTGACTATTGGTCGTTTGACGCAAAAGAATCATATGAACTTTCAATCTTTCCTGCTTCAAACAAAGTACTACTGTTTGATCCTTCAAGTGATAACGAAAATATTATTTCGCCAAATATCTGGAGATATGTTGATCATCGCTTGGATTATACTTTTGATGATAACAATGAATCAGAGTTTAACATAGATATCAGAAGGGTCAGAGAGAAATTTCCAGAACTTGCAATTCAGTTTTATGTCGGAGAGCATTTAAAGAATTATTCTCCCGATAGTATCGATGAATTAGAACTGGAAATCAAAAAATCTGTTGATGGTCCTGATACAATATCAGTGAGAATAATTTATAACAACACTAACGGGTTTGAAAGAAAAATAGCTTTAAATAATAAATATCAAAAAGTTCTAATTCCTCTGAAGAAGCCGGAAGAATTTAAATACGCGTTGTTGCCAAGACCTTATCCAACATTCTTGCCTTACTGGTATGATTCAAAACCAACAACACAAAGTGAAAATCTAAAACCTGAATCAATTCAGATTGTAATTCCTTTACCCGGAACAAACGGCGAACAGGAAAACTATTCGATCAAAATTAAAAATATCTATTTACTAAAATCACATAAATGA
- a CDS encoding aldose 1-epimerase: MKSNFEIVEKNQQSLFYELQIKNNLTGEYINILPNLGARLNAAYLKSNEQLIPVIKELKNKKLKSNDEKFNNAKLFPFANRIRKGRYSFNNKVYELPVNYVEEENSCHGFLYDLQFKVISKNIFNDFAEIKFGFTPENKYEGYPFCFDMKITHRLKTSCEIETTTEIFNSSETELLFSDGWHPYYCLSDSADNYNLTFNAAEKLELDDHNIPNGNVININGRVHHKINLKNKNLDDLFRFSLSNKINFIEIVPNDSDHKIKIWHEAGENKYNYLVLYIPPDRRSIAVEPMTSSIDAFNNKEGLIILKPGEYWSASMGFSLHKK, from the coding sequence ATGAAATCCAATTTTGAAATAGTAGAAAAGAATCAACAATCTTTGTTCTACGAGTTACAAATAAAAAATAATTTAACCGGGGAGTACATAAATATTCTTCCAAACCTTGGGGCAAGATTAAACGCAGCATATTTGAAAAGTAATGAACAATTAATTCCAGTTATTAAAGAATTAAAAAATAAAAAGCTGAAGTCGAACGATGAAAAGTTTAATAATGCAAAGTTATTTCCTTTTGCAAACAGGATAAGAAAGGGAAGGTACTCGTTCAATAATAAAGTATATGAACTGCCTGTGAATTATGTTGAAGAAGAAAATTCTTGTCATGGTTTTTTATATGATTTACAATTCAAAGTAATCTCTAAAAATATTTTTAATGATTTTGCTGAAATAAAATTCGGCTTTACCCCGGAAAATAAATATGAGGGCTATCCTTTTTGTTTTGATATGAAAATCACACACAGATTAAAAACATCATGTGAAATTGAAACAACAACGGAGATCTTTAATTCATCAGAAACTGAATTGCTTTTTTCTGATGGCTGGCATCCATACTATTGCCTGAGTGATTCCGCTGATAATTATAATTTAACTTTTAACGCTGCAGAAAAATTAGAACTTGATGATCATAATATTCCTAATGGTAATGTCATTAATATTAACGGAAGAGTACATCACAAAATTAATTTGAAGAATAAAAATCTTGATGACTTATTCCGCTTTTCGCTGTCGAACAAAATAAACTTTATTGAAATAGTCCCGAATGATTCAGATCATAAAATTAAAATCTGGCATGAAGCTGGAGAAAATAAGTACAACTATCTTGTTCTTTATATTCCTCCTGACAGAAGATCAATTGCAGTAGAGCCTATGACATCAAGCATAGATGCGTTCAACAATAAAGAAGGATTAATAATTTTAAAACCCGGGGAATACTGGTCCGCTTCGATGGGATTTTCACTTCATAAAAAGTAA